A section of the Nitrospirae bacterium CG2_30_53_67 genome encodes:
- a CDS encoding NADH-quinone oxidoreductase subunit H yields the protein MDIVIILVKIGLMIGFLMVMGLLLTWVERKQSAVMQDRIGANRADILGMRLIGLFHPLADALKLLTKEDFVPPSGNRFIHTLAPFIAFTTALVGFAVIPFGPPIHLFHREITLQVADIHVGILFVFVAAGLSIYGVILAGWSSANRYSLLGALRGAAQTISYEVSMGLSVIGLLMIFGSLSLSEIAHAQGELIWGFLPRWGVMVQPLGFLIFFTAAVAETKRVPFDLPEGESEIIGFFLEYSGMKFGLLWIGEFVEIVVMSGLITALFFGGWQVPFLYEHGFEFPWGTRAGLPHGLVLTLQVASFVFKVAFFCWFQMLVRWTFPRFRYDQLMRLGWKGLLPLSFLNIVVTGIVVLVF from the coding sequence ATGGACATCGTCATCATTCTCGTCAAGATAGGTCTGATGATCGGCTTTCTCATGGTCATGGGCCTGCTCCTCACCTGGGTCGAGCGGAAACAGAGCGCTGTGATGCAGGACAGAATCGGCGCCAACCGCGCCGATATCCTGGGCATGCGCCTCATCGGCCTTTTTCATCCCCTGGCCGATGCCCTGAAACTCCTGACCAAGGAGGACTTCGTCCCGCCTTCAGGCAACCGCTTTATTCATACCCTGGCCCCGTTTATCGCTTTTACCACGGCACTGGTCGGGTTCGCCGTGATCCCCTTTGGCCCGCCCATCCATCTGTTCCACCGGGAGATCACGCTTCAGGTGGCCGACATCCACGTGGGGATCCTCTTTGTTTTTGTCGCGGCCGGGCTCTCCATCTACGGGGTGATCCTGGCCGGATGGTCCTCGGCCAACCGATACAGTCTCCTCGGAGCGCTCCGGGGCGCGGCGCAGACCATCTCCTATGAAGTCTCCATGGGGCTTTCCGTCATCGGCCTCCTCATGATTTTTGGATCGCTCAGCCTCTCCGAGATCGCCCATGCGCAGGGGGAGCTCATCTGGGGCTTTCTCCCCCGCTGGGGGGTGATGGTCCAGCCGCTCGGATTCCTGATCTTCTTCACAGCCGCCGTGGCCGAGACCAAGCGGGTCCCCTTTGACCTCCCGGAAGGGGAGTCGGAGATCATCGGTTTTTTCTTAGAGTACAGCGGGATGAAGTTCGGACTTCTCTGGATCGGGGAGTTCGTGGAGATTGTGGTCATGTCCGGGCTGATCACGGCACTCTTTTTCGGGGGGTGGCAGGTCCCCTTCCTGTATGAGCATGGGTTTGAATTCCCATGGGGAACTCGGGCCGGGCTTCCCCATGGTCTGGTCCTGACATTGCAGGTCGCTTCCTTTGTATTCAAGGTCGCCTTTTTTTGCTGGTTTCAGATGCTGGTCCGGTGGACGTTTCCCCGGTTCCGCTATGACCAGCTTATGCGCCTCGGGTGGAAAGGACTGCTGCCGCTTTCGTTTTTAAACATTGTGGTGACCGGGATCGTTGTTCTGGTATTTTAG